The DNA sequence TTCTCAGCCAGCTGCACGTTtcatttcaactttattatCGCCGATTGTACTGAAACAAAATGCATAGAAACATTTGCAGCTGagatgaaaactgaaaaaatgaaatccatCCATTATAAAACTAAAACCTTCAAACAGTCATCCCGACAGTCTTTTGGCAAAGCCTTTTCatcacatttgcaaaaaaagtcccattCACAGAATACCACCATTATTTCCACACAGTATCTACATGTTTCCACATTATTGTTTCGGAGGGTTTCATACACGTGTCTTTGTTGTCTGCACAGGTGTGGCTGACCATCCTGTTTATCTTCCGTATCCTGGTGCTCGGGACGGCCGCCGAGTCGTCGTGGGGAGACGAACAGGAGGATTTTAACTGTGACACTGAACAGCCCGGCTGTGAGAACGTTTGTTACGACCGAGCTTTCCCCATCGCACACATACGATACTGGGTAATACACAACCTGATGCCTGTGGTGTGATGGTTAAATGAAACAGTAGGTCATCAAAGTTTTGAGTAATATCAACAGATTTAAAGAGCTTTTCAGGTTGTTTTAACCTTTTGCGTAccaagtttttattttccattcatTTGCAGCAGCTGGATCCtatattatttattcacttCTACCATGAAGTCCATTTTTTATACTTAGTTTATCTGTTGACCCTTCGTTATTGTTACTCATTATGAAATATCTATTAAAT is a window from the Plectropomus leopardus isolate mb unplaced genomic scaffold, YSFRI_Pleo_2.0 unplaced_scaffold3146, whole genome shotgun sequence genome containing:
- the LOC121938733 gene encoding gap junction alpha-5 protein-like; the protein is MADWSLLGNFLEEVQEHSTSVGKVWLTILFIFRILVLGTAAESSWGDEQEDFNCDTEQPGCENVCYDRAFPIAHIRYW